In the genome of Gloeotrichia echinulata CP02, one region contains:
- the miaB gene encoding tRNA (N6-isopentenyl adenosine(37)-C2)-methylthiotransferase MiaB, producing the protein MTTSQRRYHITTFGCQMNKADSERMAGILEDMGFEFAEDPNHADLILYNTCTIRDNAEQKVYSYLGRQAKRKHEQPDLTLIVAGCVAQQEGESLLRRVPELDLVMGPQYANQLKNLLESVLAGNQIVATEPVHIMEDITQPRRDSKVTAWVNVIYGCNERCTYCVVPNVRGVEQSRTPAAIRAEMEELGRQGYKEITLLGQNIDAYGRDLPGTTSEGRHLHTFTDLLYYVHDVPGIERLRFATSHPRYFTERLIKACAELPKVCKHFHIPFQSGDNELLKAMARGYTHEKYRRIIDTIRQYMPDASISADAIVGFPGETEAQFENTLKLVEDIGFDMLNTAAYSPRPGTPAALWDNQLSEEVKSDRLQRLNHLGNIKVAERSQRYFGRMEFVLVEDQNPKDPTQVMGRTGGNRLTFFTGDIQELKGQLVKVKITEVRPFSLTGEFERTPSKSKIIDGDSCAKKL; encoded by the coding sequence ATGACCACTTCTCAACGCCGCTATCACATCACTACTTTTGGATGCCAAATGAATAAAGCCGACTCAGAGCGCATGGCTGGCATTTTAGAAGACATGGGTTTTGAATTTGCTGAAGATCCCAATCATGCTGATTTAATTCTCTACAATACTTGTACAATTAGGGATAATGCCGAGCAAAAGGTATATTCCTACCTGGGCAGACAGGCAAAGCGTAAACACGAGCAGCCTGATTTAACATTGATTGTCGCTGGTTGTGTTGCCCAGCAAGAAGGGGAAAGTCTGTTGCGGCGCGTGCCAGAATTGGATTTGGTGATGGGGCCACAATACGCTAACCAGCTAAAAAATTTGCTGGAATCGGTTTTGGCTGGTAATCAAATTGTCGCCACTGAGCCGGTTCACATTATGGAAGATATCACCCAGCCGCGCCGGGATAGCAAAGTGACGGCTTGGGTGAATGTAATTTATGGTTGTAACGAACGCTGCACTTACTGCGTCGTTCCCAATGTGCGTGGGGTGGAACAATCCCGGACACCGGCAGCAATTCGCGCCGAAATGGAGGAATTGGGGCGACAAGGTTACAAAGAAATCACCCTACTTGGTCAAAATATTGACGCTTACGGTAGAGATTTGCCGGGGACGACCAGCGAAGGTCGCCATTTGCACACATTCACAGATTTACTATATTACGTGCATGATGTCCCAGGGATTGAAAGGCTGAGGTTTGCCACAAGTCACCCCCGTTATTTTACGGAGCGTTTAATTAAAGCTTGTGCCGAATTGCCCAAGGTGTGCAAACACTTCCATATACCTTTTCAATCTGGGGATAATGAACTTTTGAAAGCGATGGCGCGGGGTTATACCCACGAAAAATATCGCCGGATTATTGATACAATTCGCCAATATATGCCAGATGCGTCAATTAGTGCCGATGCAATTGTCGGTTTTCCTGGAGAAACAGAAGCACAGTTTGAAAATACCCTGAAGTTGGTGGAAGATATTGGCTTTGACATGTTAAATACAGCCGCATATTCCCCGCGTCCAGGGACACCAGCTGCTTTGTGGGACAATCAGTTAAGTGAAGAAGTCAAAAGCGATCGCCTACAAAGATTAAACCATTTAGGCAACATCAAAGTCGCCGAGCGATCGCAGCGTTATTTTGGCCGCATGGAATTCGTACTGGTAGAAGACCAAAACCCCAAAGATCCCACCCAGGTAATGGGACGCACAGGCGGTAATCGTCTGACTTTCTTCACTGGTGATATTCAGGAACTCAAAGGCCAGTTGGTTAAGGTGAAAATTACCGAAGTTCGTCCTTTTAGCTTGACTGGGGAATTTGAACGCACCCCATCTAAATCAAAGATTATAGATGGGGATTCGTGCGCTAAGAAGCTGTAA
- a CDS encoding Uma2 family endonuclease: MFSVGTARKTQLNRVFGHQPSGYIVHHHHNKHLIVLPCQDPITLPSGSEPEPDFVIARATDDHYLSAHPSPKDVLLVIEIADSSLNYDQEVKIPLYAEAGISDYWIFNLVAQHLECYSEPYQELTLNFAYGLKRIFLPNQSVILPCFSDLSLDLSRIFPRITV, translated from the coding sequence ATATTCAGTGTAGGAACAGCCAGAAAGACGCAGTTAAATCGAGTTTTTGGTCATCAGCCGTCAGGATACATTGTTCACCATCACCATAATAAACATCTAATTGTACTTCCGTGCCAAGATCCCATTACTTTGCCTTCTGGTAGCGAACCAGAACCGGATTTTGTGATTGCTCGTGCTACAGATGATCATTATTTATCTGCTCATCCCAGCCCAAAGGATGTTTTACTAGTAATTGAAATTGCTGATTCTTCTTTGAATTATGACCAAGAGGTGAAAATACCCCTTTATGCAGAAGCCGGAATTTCCGATTACTGGATATTTAATTTAGTTGCTCAACATTTAGAATGCTATAGCGAACCTTATCAAGAATTAACTCTTAATTTCGCTTATGGTCTCAAGCGAATTTTCTTGCCTAATCAGTCAGTTATTCTGCCTTGTTTTTCCGATTTATCTCTAGATTTATCTCGGATTTTTCCGCGAATTACTGTTTGA
- a CDS encoding TIGR04283 family arsenosugar biosynthesis glycosyltransferase, with the protein MNNAKISIIIPTLNEAGNIKQAIASTQPSTNIEVIVVDGGSQDDTREIAQSLGAKVISSSPGRAVQMNTGALAASGDILLFLHADTRLPTEFDIMIRTALQQPGIVAGAFTLQIDTSGWGIRWVEWGVNWRSRLWQMPYGDQAIFITKEIFQQIGYFRELPIMEDFELIRRLKPIGRIAIIKVPVITSARRWLQTGILKTTLINQIVIIAYLLGVSPARIRSWYRREKLRKF; encoded by the coding sequence GTGAACAATGCCAAAATTTCTATTATCATTCCCACACTGAATGAAGCGGGAAATATTAAACAAGCGATCGCGTCTACTCAACCCAGTACAAATATAGAAGTAATTGTGGTAGATGGTGGCTCCCAAGATGACACTAGAGAAATAGCTCAGTCATTAGGTGCTAAAGTTATCTCATCATCTCCTGGGCGTGCTGTACAAATGAACACAGGTGCTTTGGCTGCTAGTGGCGATATTCTGCTGTTTCTCCATGCAGATACCCGTTTACCAACTGAGTTTGATATCATGATTCGCACAGCGCTACAACAGCCAGGGATTGTAGCAGGTGCCTTTACCTTGCAGATTGATACATCGGGGTGGGGTATCCGGTGGGTAGAATGGGGAGTGAATTGGCGATCGCGCCTTTGGCAAATGCCCTATGGTGATCAAGCAATTTTTATCACTAAAGAAATATTCCAGCAAATTGGCTACTTTCGTGAATTGCCAATTATGGAAGACTTTGAACTTATACGACGTTTAAAACCTATCGGCAGAATTGCTATCATAAAAGTACCAGTTATCACCTCAGCCCGTCGGTGGTTGCAAACGGGAATTTTGAAAACTACGCTGATTAATCAAATAGTAATTATTGCTTATTTACTCGGTGTGTCACCAGCGCGAATTCGTAGCTGGTATCGTCGGGAAAAATTAAGAAAATTTTAA
- a CDS encoding TVP38/TMEM64 family protein — protein sequence MSQKNTKYSTYITIGFVFIFLSLICAIFWNTNQDLAQASTLFISVPVPSPQFNPQAILRDALQSINSLGAVGAIAFIVLYIIATVAFLPGSILTLGSGVIFGVVWGSIYVFIGATLGATAAFIVGRYLARGWVASKITGNKKFAAIDQAVAKEGLKIVLLTRLSPIFPFNLLNYAFGITGVSLKDYFIGSVGMIPGTIMYVYIGSLAGNLARIGTEAQPTNPTLQWLIRILGLIATIAVTVFVTRVARKALDQAVSN from the coding sequence ATGTCCCAGAAAAACACTAAATATTCTACCTACATCACAATAGGATTTGTATTCATATTTTTGTCACTAATTTGTGCCATTTTTTGGAACACAAACCAGGATTTAGCTCAAGCCTCTACGTTGTTTATCAGCGTCCCAGTTCCCAGCCCCCAGTTCAACCCCCAAGCAATTTTACGAGACGCTTTACAATCGATTAATAGCCTTGGTGCTGTAGGAGCAATCGCTTTTATAGTACTTTATATTATTGCTACAGTCGCTTTTTTACCCGGCTCGATTCTCACCTTGGGATCTGGTGTGATATTTGGTGTAGTTTGGGGTTCTATTTACGTATTCATTGGTGCAACTTTAGGCGCTACCGCTGCTTTTATTGTCGGACGTTATTTAGCCAGAGGTTGGGTAGCAAGTAAAATCACAGGTAACAAAAAATTTGCCGCTATTGACCAAGCTGTTGCTAAAGAAGGATTAAAAATTGTCCTGTTAACGCGACTTTCTCCCATATTTCCTTTCAATTTATTAAACTACGCCTTTGGAATTACAGGAGTGTCTCTCAAAGATTACTTTATTGGTTCTGTGGGGATGATTCCGGGAACTATCATGTACGTTTATATTGGTTCCTTAGCTGGTAATCTTGCCAGAATTGGGACTGAGGCTCAACCTACTAACCCCACTCTACAATGGTTAATTCGCATCCTTGGTTTGATCGCTACCATCGCTGTGACAGTTTTTGTCACCCGTGTAGCCCGCAAAGCCTTAGATCAGGCTGTGAGTAACTAG
- a CDS encoding TVP38/TMEM64 family protein: MHKRRLYTILKFALLSCLLATLIIVTKHFNVQEFLQTSIIWINSLGALGPIAFIVVYNLATLLFIPGSILTLKGGCLFGLFWGSIYVLIAAIIGATLAFLIGRYLSRDWVSQQIEKHPKFKALDLAVATEGWKIVLLTRLSPLFPFNLLNYAFGVTQVSLRDYILGSIGIVPGTVMYVYIGSLAGNLAMINIHHQPSNPQSQIAEWVLQIVGLIATVAVTVYVTKIAQKALKQTVATAEITHDTNNHN; this comes from the coding sequence ATGCACAAACGCAGATTATATACTATACTAAAATTTGCTCTCCTAAGTTGTCTGCTTGCTACCCTGATAATTGTGACCAAACACTTTAATGTTCAGGAATTTTTGCAGACTTCAATAATTTGGATCAACAGTCTTGGTGCATTAGGACCTATTGCTTTCATAGTCGTCTACAACTTGGCTACCTTGCTATTTATACCAGGCTCGATTCTGACTTTAAAAGGTGGTTGTCTCTTTGGTCTATTTTGGGGGTCTATATATGTATTAATTGCTGCAATTATCGGCGCCACTTTGGCTTTCTTGATTGGACGCTATCTTTCACGGGATTGGGTTTCTCAACAAATAGAAAAACATCCTAAATTTAAAGCCCTTGATTTAGCAGTAGCCACAGAGGGATGGAAAATTGTGCTATTAACTCGCCTTTCACCCCTATTTCCGTTCAATTTATTAAATTATGCTTTTGGAGTGACACAAGTTTCGCTGAGAGATTATATCTTAGGTTCAATAGGGATTGTTCCAGGTACGGTGATGTACGTTTACATTGGTTCTCTTGCAGGTAATCTCGCTATGATTAACATCCATCATCAGCCAAGTAATCCACAAAGTCAAATCGCGGAATGGGTGCTACAAATAGTTGGATTAATTGCTACCGTTGCTGTCACTGTTTATGTGACAAAAATTGCTCAAAAAGCTCTCAAACAAACTGTAGCAACAGCAGAAATTACCCATGATACAAATAATCATAACTAA
- a CDS encoding NB-ARC domain-containing protein, whose product MAHDIGLSLDTINRFLNAKPVLYGTFEEICRKLNLDWKEISTPDFESTSLQKTIHTQESLSKKYQDWGTAVDVSVFYDRTQEMAQLESWILEYSCRLVTIFGMGGVGKTSLATKLAKQIQDEFDYLIWRSLEVVLKVLSLVAKRFRSP is encoded by the coding sequence TTGGCTCATGACATAGGATTATCCCTAGACACAATTAATAGATTCCTCAATGCTAAACCTGTTCTGTATGGAACCTTTGAAGAAATATGTCGGAAATTAAACCTGGATTGGAAAGAAATCTCCACTCCAGATTTTGAGTCTACTTCTCTTCAAAAAACTATACATACTCAGGAATCATTAAGCAAAAAATACCAAGACTGGGGAACTGCGGTTGATGTCTCAGTGTTTTACGATCGCACCCAAGAAATGGCACAGTTAGAGTCATGGATATTGGAATATAGCTGTCGCTTAGTGACAATATTCGGCATGGGTGGGGTTGGTAAGACAAGTTTAGCAACCAAGCTGGCAAAACAGATCCAGGATGAATTTGATTATCTGATTTGGCGTTCTTTAGAGGTTGTTTTAAAAGTCCTGTCGTTGGTAGCAAAACGTTTTAGATCCCCCTAA